A section of the Pirellulales bacterium genome encodes:
- a CDS encoding dockerin type I domain-containing protein, with protein MRSKVMLLMAIIVAATVTRSSAQNQFLHLLVDPANGLTEIQNPALGSTVTFDGYQITSASGSLVPDPSNLPLSKWDSLASQGLPGWDPVQPSTSNLSELNLTSSVTLTPGQTLSLGYAFNTTGTEDLLWGYSVPPRDYDYPTPVVYGTVQTLFAEVINTVAANGSILSSNMVLINPSSTAVSLDAYQLTSASGSLNTAGFKGFASQGASGWESVGPSSHALSELNLTSSSTLNPGQIEVLGTAFKAGSAQDLALQFHQVGTSATQIGSVFYQTQLAGDLNHDGIVNSQDLAVVSSNWLQASMLSGDANYDGIVNSQDLAVISSNWLASLPGGAQSNGQLAPVPEPGTLALMALGLAVCASRFRNLRRDST; from the coding sequence ATGCGTTCCAAAGTCATGCTACTGATGGCGATCATTGTCGCCGCGACCGTAACCCGGTCGTCAGCACAAAATCAGTTCTTACATTTGTTGGTCGACCCTGCCAATGGTCTGACCGAGATCCAGAACCCGGCGCTCGGCAGCACGGTGACCTTCGACGGATATCAAATCACCTCAGCTTCGGGCTCGCTCGTTCCCGATCCTAGCAACCTGCCGCTGTCGAAATGGGATAGCCTGGCCAGCCAGGGACTTCCCGGCTGGGACCCCGTGCAACCCTCGACGAGCAATCTGAGCGAGTTGAATCTCACCTCGAGTGTGACGCTTACTCCCGGTCAGACACTCAGTCTGGGCTACGCGTTCAACACGACCGGGACCGAGGATCTGCTGTGGGGTTACTCGGTGCCGCCCCGAGACTATGACTACCCAACACCTGTTGTGTACGGCACCGTTCAAACGCTGTTCGCGGAAGTGATCAACACGGTTGCCGCGAACGGCTCGATCCTGTCGAGCAACATGGTGCTGATCAACCCGAGTTCCACGGCGGTAAGTCTCGACGCGTACCAACTTACCTCGGCCAGTGGCAGCTTGAATACCGCAGGGTTCAAAGGCTTTGCGAGCCAGGGCGCCAGCGGCTGGGAGTCGGTCGGCCCATCAAGTCATGCTCTGTCGGAATTGAACCTCACGTCGTCGTCGACGCTCAACCCGGGCCAGATCGAGGTGCTGGGCACGGCATTCAAGGCTGGCTCGGCCCAGGACCTGGCCCTGCAGTTCCATCAGGTCGGCACAAGCGCGACACAGATCGGCAGTGTGTTCTATCAGACACAACTGGCCGGCGATCTGAACCACGACGGCATCGTCAACAGTCAGGATCTTGCCGTGGTTTCGTCGAACTGGTTGCAGGCGTCGATGCTCTCGGGCGACGCAAACTATGACGGCATTGTCAACTCGCAGGACCTCGCCGTGATTTCCTCGAATTGGCTGGCCAGCTTGCCCGGCGGTGCCCAGAGCAACGGACAGCTCGCCCCGGTGCCCGAGCCAGGGACTTTGGCACTCATGGCCTTGGGACTGGCCGTGTGCGCCAGCAGATTTCGGAATTTACGCCGCGATTCGACGTGA
- a CDS encoding serine hydrolase domain-containing protein — translation MRIRSSSIAFVVLTGALVWFRPCENARAAEQGPLAAGVQPYVERQELAGAVMAIATKEKVLDVEAAGFADVAAKKPMQTDSVFWIASQSKPITCIAVMMLVEEGKIDLDAPVERYLPEFQGQMVVAEKDDAHVLLKKPARPPAVRDLLSHTSGLPFRSAIEVPTLDRLPLADRVRSYAMTPLEYEPGTKFGYSNAGINTSARIIEVVAGMPFEDFLDERLFQPLGMKDTTFWPNEEQVARLAKAYAPGPNGMGLVEVTIDQLHYPLTDRAARYPMPGGGLFSTAADLARLYQMLARGGELDGRRYLSQAAVEKMTDKRTPEGVKDFYGFGFQASTGQYGHGGAYSTNTYFDRTRNVILIWLVQHAGFPGKGAETQEAFRHAAFEHFCK, via the coding sequence ATGCGCATTCGAAGTTCTTCCATCGCTTTCGTCGTATTGACCGGCGCGTTGGTTTGGTTCCGTCCGTGCGAAAACGCGCGTGCGGCCGAACAAGGGCCACTTGCCGCCGGCGTTCAGCCGTACGTCGAGCGTCAGGAATTAGCGGGCGCCGTGATGGCGATCGCCACCAAGGAAAAGGTGCTGGACGTCGAGGCTGCCGGTTTCGCCGATGTGGCGGCCAAGAAGCCGATGCAAACCGACTCGGTTTTCTGGATTGCCTCGCAATCGAAACCGATCACGTGCATCGCGGTCATGATGCTGGTCGAGGAAGGGAAAATCGATCTCGACGCCCCGGTCGAGCGATACCTGCCCGAGTTCCAAGGGCAGATGGTCGTTGCCGAGAAAGACGACGCACATGTGCTTTTGAAAAAGCCTGCCCGCCCCCCTGCCGTGAGGGATCTTCTCTCGCATACGAGCGGTTTGCCGTTCCGCTCGGCGATCGAGGTTCCGACCCTCGACCGGCTTCCCCTGGCCGATCGGGTCCGCAGCTATGCGATGACGCCGTTGGAATACGAGCCGGGCACAAAGTTCGGCTACAGCAACGCTGGCATCAATACTTCTGCGCGAATCATCGAGGTCGTCGCCGGGATGCCCTTCGAGGATTTTCTGGACGAGCGATTGTTCCAGCCGCTGGGCATGAAGGACACGACGTTCTGGCCCAATGAGGAACAAGTCGCGCGCCTCGCCAAGGCGTACGCGCCCGGCCCCAACGGTATGGGCCTCGTCGAGGTCACGATCGATCAGCTTCACTACCCGCTGACAGACCGCGCCGCGCGTTACCCGATGCCCGGCGGCGGCTTGTTTTCCACCGCCGCGGATTTAGCGCGTCTCTATCAGATGCTGGCCCGCGGAGGGGAACTGGACGGCCGACGATATCTGTCCCAGGCGGCGGTCGAGAAAATGACCGATAAGCGAACGCCCGAGGGCGTCAAGGACTTTTACGGCTTTGGATTTCAAGCGAGCACCGGCCAATACGGACACGGCGGCGCCTACTCGACGAATACGTATTTCGATAGGACTCGCAACGTGATCTTGATCTGGCTCGTGCAACACGCCGGCTTTCCCGGCAAGGGCGCCGAAACTCAGGAGGCGTTTCGGCATGCGGCGTTTGAGCACTTCTGCAAATGA
- a CDS encoding GntR family transcriptional regulator yields MPTQSTVQPTRLSRLAGQLAQDIRRKGLRSGDPYLTAEAAANFLGVSRMTANRAMNVLAERELLVRHGSRGTFVGPAAEAVSEASVGKCIHYITFVDDNPTIHVELGEILAGLEAVFPDVSLDTHIVPLRNAMQYVQKKLAAAISDSSLGGIVLTLGPRSVQQLLADSGVPVVVNGSVYPGIRLPSVEVDQLRLGQLLAEMAINAGYRRLMFVSRELWRRGDNLAFDGIQEAAHAAGLGLNSVQIRNIPTSPTDLANEFEHILSEVEAPCALLCRLPCFARAAAEAAKRRGLRIPEDIGIVYDDTVQEGGLPFDAVRPQEGCSLREQFRKIGQMLTEMSAGRMPDPMSVVMPVEAVPMVRTSEK; encoded by the coding sequence ATGCCAACTCAGTCGACTGTCCAGCCAACTCGCCTGTCGCGTCTTGCCGGTCAGCTTGCACAGGACATCCGCCGCAAGGGACTTCGTTCGGGAGACCCGTACCTGACGGCCGAGGCCGCGGCGAATTTTTTGGGCGTGAGTCGCATGACGGCCAACCGGGCCATGAATGTTCTGGCAGAGCGCGAACTCTTAGTGCGCCACGGAAGCCGCGGCACATTTGTCGGTCCCGCCGCGGAAGCAGTCAGTGAGGCATCGGTGGGGAAATGCATTCATTACATCACCTTCGTCGACGACAACCCGACGATTCATGTCGAACTGGGCGAAATTCTAGCGGGCCTGGAAGCAGTCTTTCCTGACGTCAGCTTGGACACCCATATCGTGCCACTGCGGAACGCGATGCAATATGTGCAGAAGAAGCTCGCCGCGGCGATCAGCGATTCATCGCTGGGCGGCATCGTACTTACGCTCGGTCCGCGCTCGGTGCAGCAACTGTTGGCCGACTCCGGCGTACCCGTGGTCGTCAACGGCAGCGTTTATCCGGGCATTCGACTGCCATCGGTCGAGGTCGATCAATTGCGACTGGGGCAGTTGCTTGCCGAAATGGCGATCAACGCCGGCTATCGACGACTGATGTTCGTTAGTCGCGAGTTATGGCGCCGCGGCGATAACCTGGCCTTCGACGGGATTCAAGAAGCTGCGCATGCGGCGGGTCTCGGGCTGAACTCCGTCCAGATTCGCAACATTCCCACGTCGCCAACCGATCTGGCGAATGAATTCGAACACATTCTGTCCGAGGTCGAAGCTCCCTGCGCGCTGCTGTGCCGCTTGCCGTGCTTCGCACGGGCCGCGGCCGAAGCAGCAAAGCGGCGCGGTCTGCGCATCCCGGAAGACATTGGAATCGTCTACGACGACACGGTGCAGGAGGGGGGCCTGCCGTTTGACGCTGTTCGCCCGCAGGAGGGCTGCAGCTTGCGTGAACAATTTCGCAAGATCGGACAGATGCTTACAGAGATGAGTGCTGGAAGGATGCCCGACCCTATGAGCGTGGTCATGCCGGTCGAGGCAGTGCCAATGGTCAGGACGTCGGAGAAGTGA
- a CDS encoding M81 family metallopeptidase, whose amino-acid sequence MRVGIVALLQESNTFLERPTSLERFRENLLVTGDAVRGALAEAHHEVGGFFQGLDVAGIEAVGIFAARALPYGCVTAEACESLTEILDAAWEQAGELDGLLVAPHGATVGEDAPDFDGYWLGRVRSKLGRQKPIIGTLDPHANLSPAMIAATDTLIAYRTNPHLDQRQRGLEAASLMVRTLRGAIRPVQRACFPPLAINIERQLTAAEPCLGLLETSRRLRERPGVLTSSILLGFPYSDVAEMGSAAIVATDGDESLAQELADELGMAMWNRRDELVGQLVDIPTALDKAQQLSGRVCLLDMGDNVGGGSPADGTLIAHELLARGMGPSFVCLYDPAAVEIARTAGVGATVQLSAGGHTDKEHGPPLALEARVWAFAEGRWKETEPRHGGIVDFDQGLTAIVRAGPLLVMLTTRRMAPLSLGQLTACGVDPTAFRYLIAKGVHSPVAAYEPVCSHFVRVDTPGVTTADMNKLTYQHRRRPMFPFEANVEWNPASAQRIVT is encoded by the coding sequence ATGCGCGTCGGTATCGTTGCTCTGTTACAAGAATCCAACACGTTTCTTGAGCGGCCGACGTCGCTGGAACGGTTCCGCGAAAACCTGCTGGTGACTGGCGACGCGGTACGCGGCGCACTGGCCGAAGCTCATCACGAAGTCGGCGGATTCTTTCAAGGGCTGGATGTCGCGGGGATCGAGGCGGTGGGCATTTTCGCGGCCCGCGCGCTACCGTATGGATGCGTTACGGCCGAGGCGTGCGAATCGTTGACCGAGATTCTCGACGCCGCCTGGGAGCAAGCCGGCGAGCTCGACGGCCTGCTCGTCGCACCCCATGGCGCAACGGTTGGCGAAGATGCGCCCGACTTCGATGGCTACTGGCTGGGACGGGTGCGGAGCAAGCTCGGTCGCCAGAAACCGATCATCGGCACCCTCGACCCGCATGCGAATCTTTCGCCCGCCATGATCGCGGCCACCGATACGCTCATTGCCTACCGCACGAATCCCCATTTAGATCAGCGCCAGCGAGGGCTGGAAGCGGCAAGCCTGATGGTCCGCACGCTGCGCGGCGCGATTCGCCCCGTGCAGCGTGCCTGCTTTCCGCCATTGGCTATCAATATCGAACGGCAATTGACTGCCGCCGAGCCTTGCCTGGGCTTGCTCGAAACCTCCCGCCGACTGCGCGAGCGCCCCGGCGTACTTACGAGCAGCATCTTGCTGGGCTTCCCGTATTCCGACGTCGCCGAAATGGGTTCGGCCGCGATTGTGGCCACCGATGGTGACGAGTCTCTTGCCCAGGAATTGGCCGACGAGCTGGGGATGGCGATGTGGAATCGCCGGGACGAACTTGTTGGGCAGTTGGTGGATATTCCCACAGCACTCGACAAGGCCCAGCAATTGTCCGGTCGAGTGTGCCTGCTCGACATGGGAGATAATGTCGGTGGTGGCTCACCCGCCGATGGTACGCTCATCGCGCACGAATTGCTGGCCCGAGGGATGGGGCCGTCGTTTGTATGTCTTTACGATCCCGCGGCCGTGGAAATCGCGCGCACCGCGGGGGTGGGAGCAACCGTGCAACTGAGCGCGGGGGGCCATACAGATAAGGAACACGGACCTCCGCTCGCGCTCGAAGCGCGCGTGTGGGCGTTTGCCGAGGGACGTTGGAAGGAAACCGAGCCGCGCCATGGCGGCATTGTCGATTTCGATCAAGGGCTCACGGCGATCGTCCGCGCCGGCCCACTCCTCGTAATGCTGACAACGCGCCGCATGGCGCCCCTGTCGTTGGGCCAGCTTACCGCTTGCGGCGTCGATCCCACGGCCTTTCGCTATCTTATCGCCAAGGGAGTTCATTCTCCCGTCGCGGCCTACGAACCGGTTTGCTCGCATTTCGTCCGCGTCGATACTCCCGGCGTCACGACCGCGGACATGAACAAGCTCACTTACCAGCACCGACGGCGCCCGATGTTCCCGTTCGAAGCCAACGTCGAGTGGAACCCGGCATCCGCCCAGCGAATCGTGACATGA
- a CDS encoding dihydrodipicolinate synthase family protein gives MPKSAHVITAIGTPLDEQENLHQEGLERHLADQWSAGIDGILVAGSMGVMQMLRDRTYRALVERASQLSRDRGEILVGVGDAGWARTCDRIEAVSQYVIDGVVVLTPYLFQFSQQQLVEYFLAIADVSPVPVYLYDLPVLTGAALEFDTYVAVARHPNIRGAKVSGRLAFARELMQHFGDGFRIIVAEPDKVDTLLSEGIMSHLDGMFAIAPQWIMKITSAAAEQDWARAADYQRKLNTLRDALLTAPSDMGAFTAMMNARDIPGKFHPAPYPALDTEARRALVSSPIMCDLLESGSAARKVIA, from the coding sequence ATGCCAAAATCCGCTCATGTCATCACCGCGATTGGCACTCCGTTAGATGAACAGGAGAACCTGCACCAGGAAGGGCTCGAACGACATCTGGCGGATCAATGGAGCGCCGGCATCGACGGCATTCTCGTCGCGGGTTCGATGGGCGTGATGCAGATGCTGCGCGATCGTACTTATCGCGCTCTTGTCGAACGCGCCAGTCAATTGTCACGCGACCGGGGCGAAATCCTGGTCGGTGTGGGTGACGCCGGCTGGGCGCGCACTTGCGATCGGATCGAAGCCGTTAGCCAGTACGTGATTGACGGCGTGGTTGTGCTGACACCGTACTTGTTTCAGTTTTCGCAGCAGCAACTGGTCGAATACTTTCTTGCGATCGCGGACGTCTCACCGGTTCCCGTCTATCTGTACGACTTGCCCGTGCTGACCGGCGCTGCCTTGGAATTTGACACCTACGTCGCGGTGGCCAGGCACCCGAACATCCGCGGCGCCAAAGTGTCGGGTCGGCTGGCATTCGCCCGCGAGTTGATGCAACATTTCGGTGACGGCTTCCGCATCATTGTTGCCGAGCCCGACAAGGTCGATACGCTGTTGAGCGAAGGAATCATGTCGCATCTCGACGGCATGTTCGCGATCGCGCCGCAGTGGATCATGAAGATCACAAGCGCCGCGGCCGAGCAAGATTGGGCGCGGGCCGCCGATTATCAACGCAAGCTCAACACCTTGCGGGATGCGCTGTTGACGGCGCCGAGTGACATGGGCGCGTTTACCGCCATGATGAATGCGCGTGATATTCCCGGAAAGTTCCATCCGGCGCCGTATCCCGCTCTCGACACCGAAGCGCGTCGAGCGCTTGTTTCATCGCCGATCATGTGCGATCTATTGGAATCAGGGTCCGCGGCGCGCAAGGTCATTGCCTGA
- a CDS encoding RidA family protein, which produces MPLEPIRDPRLTPGHLPYSHVVKAGSLYFISGQASLDEKGDYVEDTFAGEMHRSLGNLKNVLAVVGLDLSHVAQVRSYVGKEECVEEYNRIYRAYFREPYPARTTLVDCLGDLKFEIDAIAVG; this is translated from the coding sequence ATGCCGCTCGAACCCATTCGCGACCCTCGCCTGACGCCTGGCCATTTGCCCTACAGCCACGTGGTGAAGGCGGGGTCTCTGTATTTCATTTCCGGACAGGCGTCCTTGGACGAAAAGGGAGATTATGTCGAGGACACGTTCGCCGGCGAGATGCATCGGTCGCTCGGCAATCTCAAAAATGTGCTGGCCGTCGTGGGCCTCGATCTCTCGCATGTGGCTCAAGTTCGGAGCTATGTGGGGAAGGAAGAATGCGTCGAGGAATACAATCGCATCTACCGCGCGTATTTCCGAGAACCCTACCCGGCGCGGACAACCTTGGTCGATTGCTTGGGGGACTTGAAGTTCGAGATCGACGCCATCGCCGTGGGTTAG
- a CDS encoding M14 family metallopeptidase, with protein sequence MSDFHALQTERIVGARPGPHLLIFGGVHGDEFEPMVAIRRLARSVRGADLRGALTLVPVVNEPAFLRGHRLAEDGLDLARTFPGRADGSITEQIAHAATRIIVTADLLIDLHTGGTTMSLWPLAGYSLHPDAGVLEKQRRMARAFNLPFVWGTSPHHEGRSLSVARDANIPAIYTEFHGAATCDPAGVDAYVSGCLNVMAEFEMIDRREFASATKLVVEDPRSGSGHLQINNPAPCRGYFEPAVCLGQSVRTGDLLGTISDPLGKEVTPIPSRQDGVVVLLRTFPRVLEGDCLAVIVEVEQNLAGT encoded by the coding sequence ATGAGCGACTTTCACGCGCTGCAGACAGAACGGATCGTCGGCGCCAGGCCCGGGCCGCACTTGCTGATCTTCGGCGGGGTACACGGCGACGAATTCGAGCCGATGGTGGCCATTCGGCGCCTCGCTCGCTCGGTACGTGGCGCGGACCTGCGTGGCGCGCTCACACTCGTTCCGGTCGTTAACGAGCCGGCATTTCTGCGCGGACATCGCCTGGCCGAGGATGGGCTCGACCTGGCACGAACGTTTCCCGGCCGAGCCGACGGAAGCATTACCGAGCAAATCGCGCATGCAGCGACTCGAATAATCGTCACGGCAGATTTATTGATCGACTTGCACACGGGCGGCACGACCATGTCACTGTGGCCGCTGGCCGGCTATTCGCTGCATCCGGACGCGGGCGTTTTGGAAAAGCAGCGCCGCATGGCGAGGGCCTTCAATTTGCCATTCGTGTGGGGCACCTCGCCGCATCACGAGGGGCGCTCGCTCTCGGTGGCACGCGACGCGAACATCCCTGCCATTTACACCGAGTTTCACGGAGCGGCCACCTGCGACCCCGCGGGCGTCGATGCCTACGTATCCGGCTGCCTGAACGTCATGGCCGAGTTCGAGATGATCGATCGGCGTGAATTCGCCTCCGCAACAAAGCTCGTTGTCGAAGATCCGCGCTCTGGTTCGGGCCATTTGCAAATCAACAATCCGGCGCCGTGCCGCGGTTACTTCGAACCAGCGGTTTGCTTGGGGCAATCCGTGCGTACCGGTGACTTGCTGGGAACGATTTCGGACCCGCTCGGTAAAGAAGTCACGCCCATCCCTTCCCGGCAGGACGGAGTCGTCGTGCTGCTGCGCACGTTTCCACGCGTGCTCGAGGGGGACTGTCTTGCGGTCATCGTCGAAGTCGAACAAAATCTCGCCGGGACCTGA
- a CDS encoding FAD-dependent oxidoreductase, translating into MSAEDIPRRHSDVLVVGGGIIGVCCARELAERGLSVTIIDQRDIGHGCSYGNAGWLTPCFALPLPMPGMLLKSLGWLTDPDSPLYIQPRLSWMLVAWLWRFMRSMKTDLMQQSVRVLVELSKQSLEAYTRWASDSQRNFGFEQKGLLIVANTTSGLEAALEELRLVSAHGVAGKPVDEHEIRQLEPAITGRGITGGVFFPDEAHVSPLATVEMVRDRCLALGVTILPRTELVSLDGDGRRIAAAATSRGTLTADSYVLATGAWSHDLARKVRVKVPVLSGKGYSLTIAPPDPAPRIPIMLIDKKVAVTPLPQHTKLAGTLELVGVDETITQRRVAAIVRGARQFLTIPERPPVVELWRGLRPCTPDGVPIVGRPSRFDNLLLATGHQMLGLQTAPATGRLLADVMLNTTPLVDPAPFAPQRFE; encoded by the coding sequence ATGTCCGCCGAAGATATTCCGCGCAGGCATTCCGACGTTCTGGTCGTCGGCGGCGGCATCATTGGTGTGTGCTGTGCGCGAGAGCTGGCGGAGCGCGGATTGTCGGTGACCATCATCGACCAGCGCGACATCGGCCACGGATGCTCTTACGGCAACGCCGGTTGGCTGACGCCCTGCTTTGCCCTGCCGCTGCCGATGCCTGGCATGCTGCTTAAGTCGCTCGGCTGGCTCACGGATCCCGACAGCCCTCTCTACATCCAGCCACGCCTGAGCTGGATGCTCGTGGCGTGGCTGTGGCGTTTCATGCGCTCGATGAAGACCGACCTCATGCAGCAATCGGTGCGCGTGCTGGTCGAATTGTCCAAGCAAAGCCTGGAAGCTTACACGCGGTGGGCCTCCGACAGTCAACGCAATTTCGGTTTTGAACAGAAGGGATTGTTGATCGTCGCCAACACCACGTCCGGCCTGGAAGCGGCGCTCGAAGAGTTGCGTTTGGTCTCGGCGCACGGTGTCGCGGGAAAACCGGTCGATGAACATGAAATTCGCCAATTGGAGCCCGCGATCACCGGCCGCGGAATCACGGGCGGAGTCTTTTTTCCGGACGAGGCGCACGTAAGCCCGCTGGCGACGGTCGAAATGGTGCGCGATCGCTGCCTGGCCCTCGGCGTTACCATTCTTCCGCGGACCGAACTTGTCTCGCTCGACGGCGACGGCCGGCGTATTGCGGCCGCGGCGACCTCGCGCGGGACATTGACCGCCGACAGCTACGTGCTGGCCACGGGGGCGTGGTCCCACGATCTGGCGAGGAAAGTGCGCGTGAAGGTGCCCGTCCTTTCGGGCAAGGGATATTCGCTGACGATCGCGCCGCCGGATCCCGCGCCGCGGATTCCGATCATGCTTATCGACAAAAAGGTGGCGGTCACGCCTCTGCCGCAACACACCAAGCTGGCCGGCACCTTGGAATTGGTGGGTGTCGACGAAACAATCACTCAACGTCGCGTCGCAGCGATCGTCCGCGGTGCGCGGCAGTTTCTCACGATCCCCGAGCGGCCCCCTGTGGTCGAACTGTGGCGAGGGTTGCGTCCTTGCACGCCCGATGGCGTGCCGATCGTCGGTCGACCGAGCCGGTTCGACAACCTGCTGCTCGCCACGGGGCATCAAATGCTCGGGCTGCAGACGGCGCCCGCGACGGGTCGATTGCTGGCGGACGTCATGCTGAATACGACACCGCTGGTCGATCCGGCGCCCTTCGCCCCGCAGCGCTTCGAATGA
- a CDS encoding DUF1559 domain-containing protein, whose product MMRGDPRSPSLFGGPRKAVDANRRRHPGFTLVELLVVIAIIGILISLLLPAVQAAREASRRSSCSNNLKQIGLALHNHHDALGRFPYGSEESMYGTTATNLRSHWPEFILAYLEQTSLANLYSVFKDDPGNFQVLSTVISMYRCPSDEAGFDSNGYSRSNYVGCYSADGILVEPKAAVPPNFAAQIGSTCYNSNAFNPSVNSGKRAFFNWNVGRRFADITDGTSNTVAVSETISGPDGTNDARGRWWDDWGVQYSHSRLPNSTSPDQVWSSAITTDPMTSYCNSQKAPCNGSAACWSSENYCARSYHVGGVNVLCADGSVHFINNSIDLVTWQSLASIGSSEPVTIP is encoded by the coding sequence ATGATGCGCGGCGATCCTAGGTCACCTTCTCTCTTCGGCGGTCCGCGGAAGGCAGTCGATGCAAATCGCCGTCGCCATCCCGGTTTCACGCTCGTCGAACTTCTGGTCGTTATCGCGATCATCGGCATCTTGATCTCGCTCTTGCTGCCGGCCGTGCAAGCGGCACGCGAGGCTTCGCGGCGCTCTTCGTGCTCGAATAATCTGAAGCAGATCGGCCTGGCTCTGCACAATCACCACGACGCGCTCGGCAGGTTTCCTTATGGCTCGGAAGAGTCCATGTACGGAACGACGGCGACGAATCTCCGCTCTCATTGGCCGGAATTCATTCTGGCCTACTTGGAACAGACGTCGCTGGCCAACCTGTACAGCGTTTTTAAGGACGACCCGGGGAACTTCCAGGTTTTGTCGACCGTGATCTCGATGTACCGCTGTCCGTCGGATGAAGCGGGGTTCGACTCGAATGGCTATTCGCGCAGCAATTACGTGGGATGCTATAGCGCCGATGGAATCCTGGTGGAGCCGAAAGCGGCGGTCCCGCCTAATTTCGCAGCTCAAATCGGCAGCACTTGCTACAATTCGAACGCCTTCAACCCGTCTGTCAATTCCGGCAAGCGGGCGTTTTTCAATTGGAACGTCGGCCGGCGCTTTGCCGACATCACCGACGGCACGTCCAACACAGTGGCCGTGTCGGAGACGATTAGCGGTCCTGACGGCACGAACGACGCCCGCGGCCGCTGGTGGGATGATTGGGGCGTCCAATATAGCCATAGTCGCCTGCCCAATTCCACTTCACCGGATCAGGTGTGGTCGTCGGCTATCACAACCGACCCCATGACCAGCTACTGCAACTCGCAGAAAGCGCCGTGCAACGGCAGCGCCGCCTGTTGGAGCTCCGAGAATTATTGTGCCCGCAGTTATCACGTTGGCGGTGTGAACGTTCTGTGTGCCGATGGTTCGGTGCACTTCATCAACAACTCGATTGACCTGGTCACGTGGCAGTCGCTGGCCAGCATTGGATCAAGCGAACCGGTTACGATCCCATAG
- a CDS encoding dockerin type I repeat-containing protein: MNKAPTGATYNGDLGFSGSASAPNWIGNGTVANPYALQLQASPAGGGDYVDIENSYTAGNALDSTTFTYEIWAQITGPGAPKAGGGGLMFHSTNGAGQGNGAIGYVPPAAQGGIGGSGWVPDSLYDIAGTATPNGDIGSIWTLPNSAGHASPDGYHQIVVSRTDGSATGTSWYLDGTLMGKFQSDSNASADAFFDIGARSYGGVHDIFADANVAIARVYNTALSTAQVDQNFNANAARFGLSLALPAGDLNHDGVVNLADYTLFKSEWLQNGTGIAGDLNNDGTVNIQDFTLFKADYQQFNGLGSANALVGVPEPSAWLLMTLSFPAWLFIRRSRRARADHPHGA; this comes from the coding sequence GTGAACAAGGCCCCGACGGGGGCCACCTACAATGGCGACCTGGGATTCAGCGGCTCGGCTAGTGCGCCAAACTGGATTGGTAACGGCACCGTGGCGAATCCGTACGCATTGCAGTTGCAAGCCTCGCCCGCGGGTGGCGGTGACTACGTGGACATCGAGAACTCGTACACCGCGGGCAATGCGCTCGATTCCACCACGTTTACTTATGAGATTTGGGCCCAGATCACGGGGCCCGGCGCCCCTAAAGCCGGTGGCGGCGGCTTGATGTTCCACAGCACCAACGGCGCCGGCCAGGGTAACGGCGCCATCGGCTACGTCCCACCCGCAGCACAAGGGGGAATTGGCGGTTCAGGTTGGGTCCCCGACTCGCTCTACGACATCGCCGGAACTGCCACGCCCAATGGAGACATTGGCAGTATCTGGACCCTTCCGAATTCGGCCGGGCACGCCTCACCCGACGGCTATCACCAGATTGTCGTGAGCCGCACCGATGGCAGCGCGACGGGCACCTCGTGGTACCTGGATGGAACCTTGATGGGAAAGTTTCAATCCGACAGTAACGCGTCGGCCGATGCATTCTTCGACATTGGCGCTCGCAGCTATGGCGGAGTCCATGACATCTTCGCCGATGCGAATGTCGCCATTGCGCGCGTCTACAACACCGCCCTTTCAACTGCCCAAGTTGACCAGAACTTCAATGCCAATGCCGCTCGTTTCGGCCTGTCTTTGGCACTCCCAGCGGGTGACCTTAACCACGATGGTGTCGTCAATCTGGCCGACTACACACTATTCAAGAGCGAATGGTTGCAGAACGGCACCGGCATTGCCGGCGACCTGAACAACGACGGCACGGTAAACATCCAAGACTTCACGCTCTTTAAGGCCGACTACCAGCAATTCAATGGCCTCGGCAGTGCCAATGCGCTGGTCGGCGTTCCTGAGCCGAGCGCTTGGTTGCTAATGACGCTTTCGTTCCCCGCGTGGCTGTTTATTCGACGCTCCCGTCGTGCGCGTGCGGATCACCCGCACGGCGCCTAG